One window of Alkaliphilus metalliredigens QYMF genomic DNA carries:
- a CDS encoding DUF4277 domain-containing protein, translating to MMVDPSIVETYNVGKEGFIVALCEALGVPVLINTALSSPTGRPEEIPYGVLAMMMVNMCDDHHPVYRLKEYYEDKDIEGLFHQPISLEQINDDRFGGFLDLFHAVGCRRIFSQIAAKAITLYGIQIKNINFDTTSKVMWETMKHQKVPWG from the coding sequence ATGATGGTTGATCCTAGTATCGTTGAAACATATAACGTTGGTAAAGAAGGTTTTATTGTAGCTCTATGTGAAGCACTTGGTGTGCCGGTATTGATTAATACTGCGCTTTCAAGCCCTACGGGTAGACCCGAGGAAATTCCATATGGTGTTCTTGCCATGATGATGGTAAACATGTGCGATGATCATCATCCTGTCTATAGACTTAAAGAATACTATGAAGACAAGGACATTGAAGGACTTTTCCATCAGCCTATTTCATTAGAACAAATCAACGATGATCGTTTTGGAGGATTTCTTGATCTTTTTCATGCAGTCGGTTGTCGGAGAATATTTTCTCAAATTGCAGCAAAAGCAATCACTCTTTACGGTATTCAAATAAAGAACATCAATTTTGATACGACTTCAAAAGTCATGTGGGAGACTATGAAACACCAGAAGGTACCCTGGGGGTGA
- a CDS encoding IS1634 family transposase, protein MGDYETPEGTLGVIKMDFGHSKDKRNDKKQIKYGVGCAEGIVVDAEVLSGNKDDKTYNLDTLKKLDKTLDNLNVSKENFYYIADSALFTKDNLTAASEKKIKLITRMPDNILEAKAAIKQAADQLSDLKVTTIQNAREQTLTYRLMEKTCEYQGHPLELAVCYSESLIGTKERTVTKAVGKEAEVIAKLAKTFAKREFACEEDALNEIDKIKLKDLKKVKYHDITFEVTSQERRRRGRPSQKADAKNIQGYRYYLEIEQSMILSTQFAFV, encoded by the coding sequence GTGGGAGACTATGAAACACCAGAAGGTACCCTGGGGGTGATCAAAATGGATTTTGGTCATAGTAAAGATAAACGAAACGATAAAAAACAGATTAAATATGGCGTTGGCTGTGCTGAGGGCATTGTTGTTGATGCTGAAGTTCTTTCAGGTAATAAAGATGATAAGACGTATAATCTAGATACTTTGAAAAAATTAGATAAAACCCTAGATAATTTAAATGTCAGCAAAGAAAATTTTTACTACATCGCAGACAGTGCACTTTTCACAAAAGATAATCTGACTGCAGCTTCTGAAAAGAAGATCAAGCTAATTACTCGAATGCCTGATAATATACTAGAAGCTAAAGCGGCTATTAAGCAGGCCGCTGATCAATTGTCCGACTTAAAAGTGACCACGATTCAAAATGCTAGAGAACAAACATTAACCTATAGGCTTATGGAAAAAACTTGTGAGTATCAAGGGCATCCTCTAGAATTAGCCGTTTGTTATTCGGAATCCCTCATAGGAACAAAAGAAAGAACAGTTACAAAGGCAGTAGGTAAAGAAGCTGAAGTAATAGCTAAATTAGCTAAAACCTTTGCTAAACGAGAATTTGCCTGCGAAGAAGATGCCCTTAATGAAATCGATAAAATTAAGTTAAAGGATTTAAAGAAAGTAAAGTATCATGACATCACGTTTGAAGTAACGAGCCAAGAACGTCGTAGACGTGGTAGACCATCACAAAAGGCTGATGCTAAAAACATCCAAGGCTATCGATATTATTTAGAAATAGAGCAATCTATGATACTTTCTACTCAGTTCGCATTCGTGTGA
- a CDS encoding DJ-1/PfpI family protein — translation MKKINVGIFIFDQMETLDFAGPFEVFSVTGQRSGDGIFQVFTIAAQSGPVLAVNGLSINPHYVMEDCPEIEILIIPGGVGAREVLNQKPLLDWVKNTSVEAELVLSVCTGALILAQCGLLKGLKATTHHQCLELLKELEPTLTVTGTERFVDNGKILTAAGISAGIDMSLYVVERLLGREQAEETAHYMEYPY, via the coding sequence ATGAAAAAGATAAATGTGGGAATTTTTATATTTGATCAGATGGAAACCTTAGACTTTGCTGGGCCTTTCGAGGTTTTTTCTGTGACGGGACAACGGAGCGGAGATGGAATCTTTCAGGTCTTTACGATTGCAGCACAATCCGGTCCTGTTTTGGCGGTTAATGGCCTTAGCATTAACCCTCATTATGTGATGGAAGACTGCCCTGAAATCGAAATTTTAATTATTCCTGGTGGTGTCGGGGCTAGAGAAGTGCTTAATCAAAAACCGCTTTTAGATTGGGTGAAAAATACTTCTGTGGAAGCTGAGCTCGTTCTATCTGTATGTACAGGGGCTTTGATCCTCGCTCAATGTGGACTTTTGAAAGGATTAAAGGCAACAACCCACCATCAATGCCTAGAGCTTCTGAAAGAACTAGAACCGACCTTAACAGTTACGGGAACCGAGAGATTTGTAGACAATGGCAAGATTTTAACTGCAGCCGGCATTTCTGCAGGGATTGACATGTCTTTATATGTGGTGGAAAGACTGTTAGGAAGAGAACAAGCTGAAGAAACTGCTCATTACATGGAGTATCCTTATTAG